The following coding sequences lie in one Fusarium poae strain DAOMC 252244 chromosome 1, whole genome shotgun sequence genomic window:
- a CDS encoding hypothetical protein (BUSCO:7955at5125) produces the protein MASQTASTTSSIQAKYIRPFAGKGLHTLNSVPENRPSSPTQPRTQDSQPTAIFKEPAPQGGSFTWTSQDHRPADTPGAGTPTQSEPRASAFNAAVSRRAFKNLSDTVSGHDQRLDRLETVSFTVAGHEDCQEKHDHVDIRMTDLETRVEEVEKIVNDNNSNASRRGDDASVLSVSTSITSRPSHSQELWSQVQSLQAQVVQLQSLMPSPTHPFEIEVVFLPFPLKKVWQEAQQFKNEPQISNEDWTQLPMTHSAATMRSEMSLYPDWITSDQETKWLLPKACPDKGIVDRRLRSRGLIKTISVKGSDARSVTMAMNGAFGHLFREMNIFSRPQTTDPRSSTYLGLQSTWVPLRKIHKDSRLRFLSPAEMMTPAVWDVQFLSQVMMRASEPRLFITHPDAYLQDFQAYEMGWTWQMLREMSPVVPNPSDSLDDSKVFEECWAWAEQLDEPPTADISMNMRNDKARVSNSPSQTFYPALSRMKSSSPSLVRAQSPRLSSRRGSHPPHIRTSSTPMAAPIQPSPALSRRRVSSYGQSRRQSPALLVNSQSAIMKSRRTRSPSHRFTPRWTASPSPMPMGLSDRQQARGTTPFAYATPFSNAPLQERPLRSGSVAPAAAQDEFDDDSDFNIDIYESGSDDMEDNESVDGMEVITHEQALPGRRSQGWQLPEDEPWPGIEDQRAAEDNENVDPHHSDPASNVSSQPSEYPSHQNVWPNNNSAEFHIHEDDDNNNNRS, from the coding sequence ATGGCATCTCAAACAGCATCTACGACGTCATCGATCCAGGCCAAGTACATACGGCCTTTTGCCGGAAAGGGTCTTCACACGCTCAACAGTGTTCCAGAAAACAGGCCCTCATCACCAACCCAGCCCAGGACTCAGGATTCACAACCAACTGCCATATTTAAGGAACCGGCGCCACAAGGCGGATCGTTTACATGGACCTCCCAGGATCACAGACCAGCTGATACTCCTGGAGCTGGGACGCCGACCCAGTCTGAACCTCGAGCTTCAGCCTTCAATGCGGCCGTTTCACGGCGCGCTTTCAAGAACCTATCTGACACCGTTAGTGGTCATGACCAACGGCTTGACCGGCTGGAGACAGTTTCTTTTACAGTCGCAGGACATGAAGATTGCCAAGAAAAGCATGATCATGTTGATATTCGGATGACTGATTTAGAAACTCGGGTCGAAGAGGTGGAAAAGATTGTCAACGATAACAACAGTAATGCATCTCGGCGTGGCGATGATGCCAGTGTATTATCGGTCTCCACCAGTATCACAAGCCGCCCAAGCCACTCGCAAGAGCTTTGGAGCCAGGTCCAATCTCTTCAAGCACAGGTGGTTCAACTACAGTCGCTAATGCCATCTCCTACTCATCCATTCGAGATCGAAGTAGTCTTTCTGCCATTTCCCCTTAAGAAGGTGTGGCAGGAGGCTCAGCAATTCAAGAACGAGCCACAAATTTCCAACGAGGACTGGACGCAATTACCTATGACACACAGTGCAGCCACCATGCGCTCTGAAATGTCTCTATATCCTGACTGGATAACGTCGGACCAAGAAACCAAATGGCTATTGCCCAAAGCTTGTCCTGATAAGGGTATCGTCGATCGACGGCTGCGCAGCCGTGGTTTGATCAAGACGATATCAGTCAAGGGCTCAGATGCTCGCAGCGTCACCATGGCCATGAATGGGGCTTTTGGGCATCTATTTCGTGAGATGAACATCTTCTCTCGCCCGCAGACTACTGACCCGCGCTCATCCACATACCTAGGACTTCAGTCCACGTGGGTCCCTCTGCGCAAGATCCATAAAGATTCACGACTACGTTTTCTCAGCCCTGCTGAGATGATGACACCTGCAGTATGGGACGTTCAGTTTCTGAGCCAAGTCATGATGCGAGCTTCTGAACCTAGGTTGTTCATCACTCACCCTGACGCCTATCTACAAGACTTTCAAGCATACGAGATGGGCTGGACTTGGCAAATGCTGAGAGAGATGAGCCCAGTCGTCCCTAACCCATCAGACTCGTTGGATGATAGCAAGGTTTTCGAAGAGTGTTGGGCTTGGGCCGAACAACTTGATGAACCACCCACCGCTGACATCTCCATGAACATGCGCAATGACAAGGCCCGAGTTTCAAACTCGCCATCACAGACATTCTATCCGGCTCTCTCAAGGATGAAATCTTCCAGCCCGTCTCTAGTGCGAGCCCAGTCGCCCCGGCTTAGTAGCCGACGAGGTTCCCATCCACCTCACATCCGAACATCTTCAACGCCCATGGCTGCTCCGATTCAACCTTCGCCTGCTCTCAGCAGACGCCGTGTTTCGTCCTACGGGCAAAGTCGTCGTCAATCCCCCGCCTTGCTTGTCAACTCCCAGTCAGCAATCATGAAGAGCCGTCGTACAAGGTCTCCGAGCCATCGCTTTACACCAAGATGGACTGCATCGCCGAGTCCTATGCCCATGGGCCTCAGCGATCGCCAACAAGCACGCGGAACTACACCGTTCGCATACGCTACGCCGTTCAGTAACGCTCCTCTTCAAGAACGGCCTCTGCGTTCTGGAAGTGTGGCGCCCGCCGCCGCCCAAGACGAATTCGATGATGACTCGGATTTCAACATCGATATTTACGAGAGTGGCTCTGACGATATGGAAGATAACGAGAGTGTGGACGGTATGGAAGTAATTACACATGAACAGGCCTTACCAGGCCGACGATCACAAGGCTGGCAACTCCCTGAAGATGAGCCATGGCCCGGAATCGAGGACCAACGTGCTGCCGAGGACAACGAAAATGTCGACCCTCACCACAGTGATCCTGCCAGTAACGTCAGCAGCCAACCTTCCGAGTATCCCAGTCACCAGAATGTTTGGCCCAACAACAACTCGGCCGAATTTCACATtcacgaagatgatgacaacaataacaacagGTCATGA